Genomic DNA from Nocardioides aquaticus:
TGCCTGGGTGTACGGGGAGTGCGCTTGTGCTTGTAGTAGGACTGCCGCGTGACCCCGAGGATCCGGCAGCACGTGTCGACCGGAGCCCCGGCGTCGACGAGTCGCTCGATCACCGGGTAGAGCCTTTTGGGCGGGGCTTGTCCTCGCCGAGGAACTTCGCTGCCTGCCGCACGATCCCCAACTCGGTCTCGAGCTCCTGGATCCGGCGACGAGCGGCCCGCAACTCAGCGGACTCGCTCGAGGGAACTCCGGGGCGGAGCCCGTTATCGATGTCGTCTTGGCGTAGCCACTTCGACAGTGTGACTGGATGGATGCCGAGCTCGACCGCGGTCTGCTTGGCCTGCTTGCCGGCCCGGATCAGCGCGATGGCGCGCGCCCGGAACTCCGGAGGATAGGGACGAGGCACAGCTGTCAGCCTTTCGTGAAGACTGTCAGCTAGCCACCGGATCTGGAACCCAAGCTGTAGGGCACGTCAACCTGTCACCTGATCGTGCAGCAGTCCCAACATACTCGGATTTCCTTGAACGGCTCGGGTGGATTGAGTTTCACGAGGGCCGCGGCGAACTCACCCCCGTAGGCCGAGCACTTTTAAAGGCGCTCAATAGTCCGAGCCTGGACGAGACCACAGCCGACGTGTTCGAGGTGGTGTTGAGCCCAGACAACCCCTTCGCTTACGCGCAAGCCCTCGGTGGGCTGACTTCCCAGCGCGTGAGAGTCGGTGCGTTTTTGGCTCACAGTGCGATTCATCGCCAGCGACGATCACGTGCAGGTGGAAGCAACTTGGTTGATTTATCAGCGCATGATCGGCGCCTACGCGAGCCCGACCGGGCCAAGGGCCGCGAGCTGATGGTCAAGCTCATCGAGACCGTGAGCACTGGCGTCCAAGCCGTGCTGACCGAGGTGATCACGCTGGGTCGGACGTTGAAGAAGCGCGCCGACGACGTCCTGGCCTACTTCGAGCGGCCCGGCACGTCGAACGGGCCGACCGAAGCGATCAACGGCCGGCTCGAGCACCTGCGCGGCTCAGCACTCGGGTTCCGCAACCTCACCAACTACATCGCCAGGAGCCTGCTCGAGTCCGGCGGCTTCAGACCCCGACTACACCCCGGATTGTGACGAGCCACTTAACCTCAATCCACCTACCGCGCGGCTGAATCGCCCCGGGTCAGACCACTAGGCCAACGGGGTTCCGTTGGGTGCAGGGCGGCGACTGTGGACCTGACGAGCGTGCCCTAATCCTCGCTGCTAGTCCGGCCGCTGAGGAAGTCCCGGAGCACCGACGTACGAGCTCCGCTGACCCGGCTCACCTGCTCTGCCCCGCCGCAGGTGAACAAGCCGATGTCGATCCAGTCCTCTCTCAGGTCGAGCACCCGCCACAACCCACCTGAGAGCTCCCACCTGCTGAGCACGTCGACCATCCCGCCTGATGGACCGGACTCCGGCCGACTGTGCCCACCTTCTTGCATCACCATCTGTATGCAGTCCTCCAAGGTCATGAGCCGCCCGATCAGAAAGGGCGCTCGGGGGTAGAGCGGCAGCCGTTGTAGTCCTCGTCTGGCCGTGTCCACCGAAGACGCGGTCGAGCAGCAGCGTCTGCAGCTCCCATCAGCGCTGCGCGCCGGGGGCGGGGGGGTCGAGGTCGTCTGCTACGCCGTCGCGCGCGACCCAGTCCTCGTCGGCGGCCTCGTGCGCGGCTCCGTTGAAAGCCCGGAGGGCGCTCACCGCCCCACGGGCATCTGCTGCCGACATCGTCTCCAGGATCGCGCGCACTTCCGTCCGGCGGTGGGAACGCACCGCTGCCAGGACGACCCCGCCACCTGTGGTGATCGAGATCTTCACCGACCGGGCGTCGGTGCTCGAGCGACGGCGCGAGACCAGCTCGAGACGTTGCAGGCGGTCGCAGACCCGGCTGGCGTTGGAGGCGTTGACGCCGAGCTCGTCGGCAAGGGCGTTCACCGACTGCTCGCCGCGCGAGGCCAGCAGGACCAGCACCCGATGCTGCACCAACGTCACCTCGACAGGAGCGGCATTGATCGACCGGACCGCGAGCGCGACCAACGCCCGGCCCGCGGTGATGAACTCGTCCACCACCTCGTCCAGCTGTGGATCCACCGGTACGCCGGTACCGCCGGAACCGCCTGGTTCGCTGGCGCCGGGGTCACGAGGTACAGGAGCTGCCACTTGTGCCGGCCTGCCTTCCGTGGTTTCTTTGCGGTACCGCAATGTTGCGCCTACGCAAACATTCACGCTAGTCGCGAGGAGAGTCAAGTGGCCGACAGGATCGCAGACATCTACGGGGACCCGACGCCACACGGCCGGGGAACTGTCTGGCCGGCACGCGTCGACTTGCACCTCGAGGACGGCGTAGTCGAGAGCGACGTCGACCGGTGGGTGCAGTCGGCGTGTCTGCTGTGCAGCAACGGGTGCGGGTGCGACATCGCCGTCAAGGACGGCCGCATGGTCGGCGTCCGAGGTCGCGCGACCGACGTGGTCAACCACGGTCGCCTGGGACCCAAGGGGTTGTACGGCAGCACCATCTGGGCCAGCTCCCCCGACCGACTCACCCGACCTCTCGTCCGCGAAGGAGGACGCCTGGTGGAGACCGACTGGGAGACTGCCATGGGACGGATCGTCGAGGTCTCGAAGAGACTCCTGGACGAGAAGGGGCCCCTCTCGCATGGCTTCTACACCAGCGGCCAACTCTTCCTCGAGGAGTACTACACCCAGGCGGTCATCGGCAAGGCGGGTCTCGGCACCCCTCACATGGACGGCAACACCCGCCTGTGTACGGCCACCAGCGCTGCCGCGTTCAAGGAGTCGTTCGGCGCCGACGGGCAACCGGGCTCCTACACGGACATCGAGCACTGCGACGCGATCTTCCTCTTCGGGCACAACATGGCCGAGACGCAGACCGTGCTCTGGACGCGGATCCTGGACCGCACCCGAGGTGACGACCCGCCGCGAATCGTGTGCGTCGACCCCCGCCGCACCCTGGTGGCCCGTGAGGCCGAGCGAACCGGAGGCGTGCACCTGGCTCCCCGCGTAGGCACCAACATGGCCCTGATGAACGGCCTCACCCGCGAACTCTTCGTCAACGGGTGGGTCGACCACTCATGGGTGGACGAGCACACCATCGGCCTCGACGACCTGCGCTCGGTCGTCGAGCCCTACACCGTCGAGCACGTGGCCGAGATCTGCGACATCGACGGCGAGCACCTGCGACGCGCCGCCCGGATCTTCGGGGAGAGCACCGGTGTGCTGTCCACAGTCCTCCAGGGGTTCTACCAGTCCCACCAGGCGACGGCCGCCTCGGTCGCGGTGCACAACCTGCACCTGCTGCGCGGCATGCTCGGGCGTCCCGGCGCCGGGGTCCTGCAGATGAACGGCCAGCCCACCGCTCAGAACAACCGTGAATGCGGAGCCGACGGCGACTTCCCGGGGTTCCGCAACTGGAACAACCCCCACCACGTCGACGAGCTCGCCACCACCTGGAACGTCGACCCGCTGCAGATCCCGCACTGGGCTCCACCTACCCATGCGATGCAGATCTTCCGATACGCCGAGACCGGCGCGGTCGGTCTCCTATGGATCTCTGCCACCAACCCGGCCGTCTCGATGCCGCAGAGCGGACGGATACGCAAGATCCTTGCCGGGGAGCAGTGCTTCGTCGTCGTCCAGGACCTCTTCCTGACCGAGACGGCCGAGCTCGCCGACGTCGTCCTACCCGCCGCGGGGTGGGGAGAGAAGACCGGATGCTTCACCAACGTCAACCGTACCGTCCACTTGTCCGAGAAAGCTGTGGACCCACCCGGTGAAGCGCGCAGCGACCTCGACATCTTCCTCGCCTACTCCGACGCGATGGGCTTCACCGACAAGGACGGGTCTCCTCTGATTACATGGCGCACACCGGAGGAGGCCTTCGACGCATGGAGGTCCGTGACCGCAGGCCGACCGGTCGACTACACCGGCCTCAGCTACGACAAGCTCCGTGGACCATCGGGCATCCCCTGGCCCGTCAACGACCAGCATCCCGAGGGCACCGACCGGTTGTACGCAGACGGCGTCTTCCCCACCGACACCGACTACTGCGAGACCTACGGCCACGACCTGATCACCGGCGGCACCGTCACCGAATCCGAGCACCGAGCCCTGGCGCCAGCTGGACGCGCCTTCCTCAAGGGCGCGCCGTACACGCCACCACACGAGGAACCGTCGCAGGAGTTCCCGCTGCGGTACACGACCGGGCGCACTGCCTACCAGTTCCACACCCGCACCAAGACCGGCAGGTCCCGGTCGCTGAACGCCGCCGCCCCGGATGCCTGGGTCGAGCTCTCGGCCGCCGACGCCGACCGCCTCGCCATCACCGAGGGCGACTGGGTGAGGGTGGAGTCGCCCCGGGGCGCCATCGAGGTCCGCGCCCGGGTCGGGCAGGTGATGGAGGGCGCGGTGTTCGCGCCCTTCCACTACGGCCACTTCGACCCCGGCGGGGACACGACCGACGCGGACCACCGGCTGGCGAACGAGCTCACCATGACGGTGTGGGACCCGGTCTCCAAGCAGCCCTACTTCAAGACCGCAGCATGCCGCGTCACCAAGACCCGCGACGGTGACGGGCCCGCCCCGGCACCGACCACGACCGCATCTGCACCGGCCCCGTCCAGGAATGGCCAACAGGTGCCGACCACCACCGGCGGCGCACCGACCAGCAGCACGGTCCTCCCCGACACCCCGCGCTACATCCTCGACCCGAGCCAGGCCACGGGGTCCGACGACGCCGTCCCAGGGAGGTCGTGATGCCGCACCTCAGCACCTACGTCGGCCTGGCCGACCACAGCGAGAAGACCCTCGCTGACTCCTTCCGCGCCGTCGCAACAGGGCACGGCGCCGAGGTCGACGTCTTCCACACCTGCCAGATGCTCGCCGAGTGGAGCGACGAGCACCGTCGAAGGCTTCTCCCGGCCGTCGAACGCTACGGCGAGGACGACAGCGTGGCCGAGCCCGAACGGCTCCACGCCAACGGGCTCGCCGAGGTCCGCACGGGACCGGTCGGGCTGCTCCGTGACCTGCAGGACCTCCACGTGCTTGCGACCCTGGTCCAGACGACATGGACCGTCGTGGCTCAGGCCGCCCAAGGGGTACGTGATCGCGAGCTGCTGGACGTCGCGACCTCGTCGAACGCGGAGACGTCACGACAGCTGACGTGGCTCAACACCCGCATGAAAGCCGCCGCGCCACAGGCGCTCATCGTCGACCCATGAGCATTCTCACCCGCCCTAAACACACCCACTTGTCCGCCTGCACGACGCTCCTTCGCCGAGGTGACTGAGGTGCTGCAGACGGCCATCTACGCCTGCGGCGCATCGCTCCCGCTGCTGCTCGGCGCGCTCGTGGGCGTGCGTTGGCGCCCACCGCGGCACCTGATCGCGACCGCTCTGGCCTACGCCGCAGGCGCACTGATCGCCTCAGTGTCGTTCGAGCTATTCGAGCCCGCTTACCAGGACGGCGGCCCCCTGCGAACCGGTGCGTGGTTCGCAGCAGGTGCCCTGCTCTTCGTGAGCGCCGACTATGCGCTCAGTCGCAAGTCAGCGGGTAACCCCGCTGGTTGGGCGCTGCTGGCCGGGGTGACGCTGGACGGCATCCCGGAGAACACGGCTCTCGGCGTTTCATTGGCCAGCTCCGCAAGTGTCGCGCTCCTCGTAGCCGTCTTCGTCAGCAACTTTCCGGAAGCACTCGCCGGCGCAGTGACCATGCGCAGCAGGGGACGAAGCGCGAGATCGGTGGTGGCGCTGTGGGCGGGCGCCACCGTCTTGCTCGCGGCCGCCGTCGTCGCCGGCCGCTTGGCCTTCGCCGGCGCCTCACCCGCAACCCTCGCCGGACCCCTCGCATTCGCTGCCGGGGCGGTGCTCACCTCGGTCGTCGACACCCTGGCTCCTGAGGCGTTCGGCAAGGGCGGGCCCTGGATCGCGTTGGCGAGCGCTGCCGGGTTCGCGACTGGATACGTCCTAAGCCTGTGACCCAGCATCGGCGTCCGCTAGGAACAGTCCGACTCCACACATGGTCGGCGATCGGCAGTTTGCGCTGTGGCGAGCAACCCACCGCACGCACTACACACCGCGAGCCTCGCACCTCTCTACGAGTGGACAGCTGGCGCCCGCAGCTCTAGGTGGCGGGCTCCTGACAATGCCGTTGGAGCGCGGAGACGTCGCCCTCCAACGAGGCAGCGGTGCGAGAAACATCGACGAAACAGCCCTAGTCCCGTCGTGTTTCATCTGCGGTCTGGGTCGCACGGCACTCTGTCACCACCGGTCAGTCGCCACCCGTCGCCGCAGCAGTGCTGCTCTCGACTCAAGTCGGCGCTTGTTCAGTTGCACCATCGGCCTGCCACAGGTCGGGGCCGAACACCTCGTACTGGATGTCGTGCGCCGCCACTCCGCGCCCCAGCAGCGCGGACCGTATGGCTTTCATGAATGGCAGCGGACCGCACAAGTAGTAGATCGCCGTCTTGGGCAGCGACACCTCGTCCAGGTCGAGAAGGCCGGCGTGCACGCCGTCGACCGGCAAGGTGCTCTCGGAGTCGTGCTCGAACCAGACATGCACCGCGGCGTTCGACAGCGCCTCGACGTCGGAGAGGACCTGGTGCCGAAGAGCGAACGACCGCTCGTCGGTGTCGGCGTGCAGCAGCAGGATCGGCAAGGACGATCCAGCCGCGACCAGGTGGGACAGCATCCCCGCCATCGGGCTGATGCCCGTGCCAGCGCTGAGGAAGACCAGCGGTCGACCGGAGTCGTCAAGAACCACGTTGCCGAACGGCAGGGACATGGTGACGGTGTCCCCCAGGTCGACGGAGTCGTGCAACAGGTTCGAGACCTCGCCGTCGGGGAGGTCCGCGCCGTGCACACGCTTGACCGAGAACTGACGGTGCTCGCCGTCGTCCGCGCGGGTGAGGCTGTATTGACGAGGCTGGTGGAGGCCGTCCGGCATCAGCATCTTGACGGAGACGTACTGGCCGGGCAGGGAGGTCTTGACCAGGCGGTCGTCCTTGCGGTGGACGACGAAGGTCACCACGTCGTCGGTCTCGTGCCGCTTCTCCACCACCTCCCAGTCGCGCCACACTGTCTCCGGCCGCACTCCTCGGGCGCTGTAGAGGCCACGCTCCTGACTGGTCAGCAGCTCCGCCATCAGCCAGTACACCTCGTCCCAGCCGGCGGCGACCTCCGGGGTGACGGCGTCACCCAGGACGTCGGCGATCGCCCAGAGGAGGTGGTCGTGGACGACCTGGTACTGGTCGGGGCGCAGACCGAGGGACACGTGCTTGTGGGAGATCCGCATCAGCAGCTGCTCAGGAAGCTGGTCCTGCAGGGCCGCGGTCGCGAAGGCGGCCACCGATCCTGCGAGCGCCACCTGTTGGGCGCCCTGTGCCTGGTTGCCGCGGTTGAACAACCCGTCCATTAACTCCGGCCGGGCCGTGAACATGTGGGCGTAGAAGCGGCGAGCGATCTCCTCGATGTTGTCAGCTACGGCCGGCAACGTCGCCTCGACAACGGCACGAGTGGGTTCAGAGAGCATGGGATTCTCCTGGTGGTGCGACGGATGAGGCGTGTCATCGGGCGGTTAGTGGCGGGCTGCGGTCTCCTACCACCGCTCCTCGACCTGCGCCGGCTCAGCCGATTGCCTTGCCGACCGTGAGCAGGACCGCGGAGTCCTCGACGGCCTCCAGCGAGTGGCGTGAGTCCGGGATGGACATCAGGTCGCCCGGCGATCCGTTCCAGCGCGTCTGCCCCGCGATGAGTGTCACGCGGCCGTGGAGGACCTGGAGGGTGGCGTCGCCCGGGCTCTCGTGCTCGTCGAGTCCGCTGCCCGCACGCAGGGCGATCAAGGTCTGGCGCAGGACGTGCTCGTGGCCGCCGTAGATCGTGTGAGCGCTGCGGCCGCTGGTGGCGGCCACGGCGTTCACCATGTGGTGGCGGACCAGGGCGGTCAGTGATTCCTTCTGCATAGGTGCTCCTCAGGTCGGTGGTCGTGGGTGGGTGCCGGTGTCGTGCAGGAAGCTCGGCGAGTCCTCGTGTGCGGCCTCGACCACGGCCCATCCGGTGGCGCCGAGAGTGACGACGGAGACCGGGAAGATCCCCAGGTCCTCCCGCTCGACGTGCACGCCCAGGTCGTCCAGGAGGCTCCGCACGCGGTCCGCGAACCCCGGGGTGCCCGGGGCGAGCGCGGCGACCTCGACCGAGAAGTCCCGGTGCTCGCCCTCGAGGGCGTCGATCTCGTCGACGAACTCGCCCGAGGAGCGGATGGCGCGGAAGATGCCGGCCTCCTCCCGGGCCATGTGGCGGTCCAGGCCGGTGACGAGGTCACGCAGGCGTGCCATCGCCGCGGCATCGTCCCCGGCGCCCAGGTCCTGCCGGACGAGGTGGGCTTGCTCCATCAGGGCGGTGTGCTCGTCCATGAGCTCGGCGATGGCGGGGACCTCGCGGCAGCCGCAGTACTCGCACATCAGCCGACCCGGTCCCAGCCGCGGCGCGGGCGGTGGCTGCCGAGTCGGCTGTCATCGCGGGAGCGGTAGACGATGTAGGGGCGGGTCAGGTAGCCCAGCGGCGCGCTGAAGACGTGCACGAGTCGGGTGAAGGGCCACAGCGCGAACAGTCCGAAGGCGACCAGGGCGTGCAGCTGGAAGCCCAGGGGCGCGGCCGCCATCAGGTCGGCGTCGGGCTGGAAGGCCAGGAAGGAGCGGAACCAGACCGAGACGCCCTCGCGGTAGTTGTACTCGCCGCCGATGGTCAGGATCGAGCCGGCGATGGTGTTCCACATCCCCAGCACGATCGCTACGGCCAGGAACGCGTACATGACCTTGTCCATCACGGTGGTCGCTGAGAAGACCGGGCCGACGGTGCGTCGGCGGTAGATGAGAATCACCAGCCCCACCACGGTCGCGATGCCGGCCAGCATGCCGCCGCCGACCGCGGCGACGTGGTAGAGGTGCTCGCCCACGCCGACGGCCTCGGTCCACGACTGCGGGATGAGCAGCCCGATCACGTGCCCGCCGATGACGCCGAGCATGCCGAAGTGGAACAGCGGGCTGCCGATGCGCAGCAGGCGGTTCTCGTACAGCTGCGAGGACCTGGTGGTCCACCCGAACTTGTCGTAGCGGTAGCGCCACCAGTGCCCGACGACGAACGTCGTGAGGCACACGTAGGGGAACACCAAGAAGAGGAACTCGTTCATGTCCGGGCTCCTGGGAAGGACGGCATCGGCAGGAGGGTCGTGCTGCTCGAGGCGCCCGGGCTGAACTGGGGGCTGGCGAAGGGCGCCAGTCCCACCTCCTCCTCGGGCGGTCCCTCGACGGCCAGGCGTCGTACGGCGTCCCGCTCCTCGCCGCGCAAGGTCGGCAGCGTCGCGGTCACTGCGTCGATCAGGCTGAACCAGGGCGAGGACATGTCGCGCAGGGAGAGTCGCAGCAGCTCCAGCCCGGCCCGGTGGTCGAGCATCAAGTCGCGTCCGGCCGTGCGGTCGATCGTGGCGGCGAACTCCAGGACGACGCAGAGGTGGTCGGGGAGCTCCTTGTCGTCGAGCTCGAACCCGGCGCTGAGGTAGGTCTGCTTGAAGCGCAGCAGCGCCATCCCCCGCTTGCGGGTGTCGCCGTGCGCGAAGTAGGTCAGGAAGAGGTTGCAGCGCCGTCGGTTGTCGAAGGTCTCGACGTAGTCGGCCTGCAGCTCGGCGAGCGGGGTGGAGGTGAGCTTCTCCAGGAAGTCCCGGATCGGGTCGCCGACCGCGGCCGGCAGCACCAGGGAGGCGGAGCGGACCATGTCGGCGTGGGCGAGGACCGTCTCGTCGGGGTAGTCCAGGAGCAGGGAGACCGACTGCCAGGCGACGGTCAGCTGCTCGGGTGCCAGCGCGGGCCGGCCGCGTCGGGTGCTCACGTGTCCCGTCCCTTCGGCGGGAACATGCCGGGCGGTGAGCCCTTGCCGTCCCAGTTCAGCAGGTTGACCCGGCTGCCCTTGTCCTCCGGACCCGCCATCGAGTCGGAGGTCTGGCGGTCCTGCAGCACCCGGAAGTTCTCGACCGCGAGCGGGGTGGGTGCGCCGGATCCCTCGCCGAAGAGGTCCTGCTGGCCGCCGCCGTATTCGGAGACCGAGCACTCGGTGGTCAGCTCCTCCAGGGAGTGCGCCTGCTCGGCGTGCGCCGGCGGGATCACGTAGCGCTCGTCGTACTTCGCGATCGCCAGGAGGCGGTACATGTCGTACATCTCCTCCTCGCTCATCCCCACCGCGGCGGGGATGGAGGCGTCGGGCTCGCGGCCCATGTTGATGTCGCGCATGTAGCACCGCATGGCGGCGAGCTTCTTCAGCACCGCGTCGACCGGCTCGACCTCTCCGGCCGTGAACAGCTCGGCGAGGTACTCCACCGGGATGCGCAGCGCGTCGATGGCCGCGAACAGGTTGCCCTTGTCCTCGGCGTCCTCACCGGTCTCCTGGACAACGTCGACGACCGGCGACAGCGGCGGGATGTACCAGACCATCGGCATGGTGCGGTACTCCGGATGCAGCGGCAGGGCGACCTTGTAGGTGTTGATCAGGGCGTAGATCGGGGAGCGCTGTGCGGCGAGGATCCAGTCGCGGGCGATGCCGGCCTTCTCGGCCTCCCGGATCACCTCGGGGTCGGAGGGGTCGAGGAAGACCTCGCGCTGGGCCTCGTACAGGCCCTGGTCGTCCTCGGTGGAGGCCGCCTCGAGCACCTTGTCGGCGTCGTAGAGCATCAGGCCGATGTAGCGCAGCCGGCCCACGCAAGTCTCGGCGCAGACGGTCGGCAGGCCGACCTCGATCCGCGGGAAGCAGAACGTGCACTTCTCGGCCTTGCCGGTGCGGTGGTTGAAGTAGATCTTCTTGTACGGGCAGCCCGAGACGCACTTGCGCCAGCCGCGGCACTTGTCCTGGTCGACCAGGACGATGCCGTCCTCCTCGCGCTTGTAGATCGCGCCGCTGGGGCAGGATGCGGCGCAGGAAGGGTTCAGGCAGTGCTCGCAGATCCGGGGCAGGTAGAACATGAAGGTCTGCTCGAACTCGAACTTCACCTTCTCCGCGATCTTGGCCAGCATCGGGTCGCGGTGCGCGGTCTCGGTGGACCCGCCCAGGTCGTCGTCCCAGTTGGCCGACCACTCGATCTTCATGTCCTTGCCGCTGATCAGCGACTTCGGCCGGGCCACCGGGGTGTGCTCCTGGGCCGGGGCGTCGGTGAGCGTGGAGTAGTCGTAGGTCCAGGGCTCGTAGTACTCACCGATGGAGGGCAGCTTGGGGTTGGAGAAGATGGTCATCAGGTTCTTGAACCGGCCACCGGCCTTCAGCTTCATCCGCCCGCGCTTGTCGAGCTCCCAGCCGCCCTTCCACCGCTCCTGGTCCTCGTAGGTGCGCGGGTAGCCCAGGCCGGGCCTGGTCTCGACGTTGTTGAACCAGATGTACTCGGTGCCGGCGCGGTTGGTCCACGCCTGCTTGCAGGTGACCGAGCAGGTGTGGCACCCGATGCACTTGTCGAGGTTCATCACCATGGCCATCTGTGCCATGACCCTCATGTCAGTACTCCACGTCTTGCGAGCGCTTGCGGATGATGGTGACCTCGTCACGTTGATTGCCGGTGGGACCGAGATAGTTGAAGGCGTACGTCAGCTGGGCGTACCCGCCGATGAGGTGGGACGGCTTCACGAGCAGGCGGGTCAGCGAGTTGTGGATGCCGCCGCGCTTGCCGGAGGTCTCCGCGATCGGGACGTCGATCAGGCGGTCCTGGGCGTGGTACATGTACACCGTGCCCTCGGGCATCCGGTGCGACACGATCGCCCGGGCCACCACGACCCCGTTGCGGTTGACCGCCTCGATCCAGTCGTTGTCCCGGATGCCGACCTTGACCGCGTCGCGGTCGCTCATCCAGATGTTCTGCCCGCCGCGCGAGAGCGACAGCATGAAGAGGTTGTCCTGGTACTCCGAGTGGATCGACCACTTGTTGTGCGGCGTCAGGTAGCGCACCGTCAGGCCCTCGACCTGGTCGCCGGATCCGTCGGAGACATTGCCCAAAGCCGGCTCGGCGAACAGCGCCGCCATGTTCAACGGCGGGCGGTAGACCGGCAGCCCTTCTCCGAGCTCGGTCATCCAGTCGTGGTCAAGGTAGAAGTGCATCCGCCCGGTCAGGGTGTGCCAAGGCTTCTTGCGCTCCACGTTGATCGTGAACGGCGAGTAGCGCCGCCCGCCGGTCTCGGAACCCGACCACTCCGGTGAGGTGATCACCGGCACCGGCGGACCCTGCGTGTCGGCGAAGGTGATCTGCTTGCCCGCGTGCTCCTCGGCCAGATCGGCCAGCCGGACGCCGGTGCGCTTCTCGAGGGTCTTGAAGCCCTGGGTAGCGAGGTGGCCGTTGGTGGTGCCGGACATCGTGAGGATCGCCTCGCACACGTCCACGTCGCGCTTCAGCGAGGGGCGACCGTCCGCGGCGACACCGCCGCGCACGGTGCCGTTCTTGTGCCGCAGGTACTCCACCTGCTCGCCCAGCTCGAAGGTCACGCCCTTGGTGGTCGCCCCGAGGGTGTCGACCAGTGGCCCGAGCGCGTTCATCTTCTCGGCGACCGCACCGTAGTCGCGCTCGACCTCGACCAGCTTGGGCATGGTGACACCGGGGATGGGCTCGCACTCGCCCTTCTTCCAGTCACGCACAACACCATGTGGGTTGGCCATCGCATCAGGGGTGTCGTGGGTCAGCGGGACCGCCACCACGTCCTTGCGCACCCCCAGGTGGGTGGCGCCGAGCGAACTGAACTTCTCGGCGATCGTCTGCCAGGCGTCCCAGTCGGTACGGGTCTGCCACGGCGGGGCGATCGCGGGGTTGAAGGAGTGCACGAACGGGTGCATGTCGGTGGTGTTCAGGTCGTGCTTCTCGTACCAGGTCGCCGCCGGGAGGACGACGTCGGAGAAGATCGTCGTGCTCGTCTGCCGGAAGTCGATCGTCATCAGCAGATCGAG
This window encodes:
- a CDS encoding FAD-binding oxidoreductase → MLSEPTRAVVEATLPAVADNIEEIARRFYAHMFTARPELMDGLFNRGNQAQGAQQVALAGSVAAFATAALQDQLPEQLLMRISHKHVSLGLRPDQYQVVHDHLLWAIADVLGDAVTPEVAAGWDEVYWLMAELLTSQERGLYSARGVRPETVWRDWEVVEKRHETDDVVTFVVHRKDDRLVKTSLPGQYVSVKMLMPDGLHQPRQYSLTRADDGEHRQFSVKRVHGADLPDGEVSNLLHDSVDLGDTVTMSLPFGNVVLDDSGRPLVFLSAGTGISPMAGMLSHLVAAGSSLPILLLHADTDERSFALRHQVLSDVEALSNAAVHVWFEHDSESTLPVDGVHAGLLDLDEVSLPKTAIYYLCGPLPFMKAIRSALLGRGVAAHDIQYEVFGPDLWQADGATEQAPT
- a CDS encoding MarR family winged helix-turn-helix transcriptional regulator; the protein is MDPQLDEVVDEFITAGRALVALAVRSINAAPVEVTLVQHRVLVLLASRGEQSVNALADELGVNASNASRVCDRLQRLELVSRRRSSTDARSVKISITTGGGVVLAAVRSHRRTEVRAILETMSAADARGAVSALRAFNGAAHEAADEDWVARDGVADDLDPPAPGAQR
- a CDS encoding ZIP family metal transporter — translated: MLQTAIYACGASLPLLLGALVGVRWRPPRHLIATALAYAAGALIASVSFELFEPAYQDGGPLRTGAWFAAGALLFVSADYALSRKSAGNPAGWALLAGVTLDGIPENTALGVSLASSASVALLVAVFVSNFPEALAGAVTMRSRGRSARSVVALWAGATVLLAAAVVAGRLAFAGASPATLAGPLAFAAGAVLTSVVDTLAPEAFGKGGPWIALASAAGFATGYVLSL
- a CDS encoding molybdopterin oxidoreductase family protein; its protein translation is MADRIADIYGDPTPHGRGTVWPARVDLHLEDGVVESDVDRWVQSACLLCSNGCGCDIAVKDGRMVGVRGRATDVVNHGRLGPKGLYGSTIWASSPDRLTRPLVREGGRLVETDWETAMGRIVEVSKRLLDEKGPLSHGFYTSGQLFLEEYYTQAVIGKAGLGTPHMDGNTRLCTATSAAAFKESFGADGQPGSYTDIEHCDAIFLFGHNMAETQTVLWTRILDRTRGDDPPRIVCVDPRRTLVAREAERTGGVHLAPRVGTNMALMNGLTRELFVNGWVDHSWVDEHTIGLDDLRSVVEPYTVEHVAEICDIDGEHLRRAARIFGESTGVLSTVLQGFYQSHQATAASVAVHNLHLLRGMLGRPGAGVLQMNGQPTAQNNRECGADGDFPGFRNWNNPHHVDELATTWNVDPLQIPHWAPPTHAMQIFRYAETGAVGLLWISATNPAVSMPQSGRIRKILAGEQCFVVVQDLFLTETAELADVVLPAAGWGEKTGCFTNVNRTVHLSEKAVDPPGEARSDLDIFLAYSDAMGFTDKDGSPLITWRTPEEAFDAWRSVTAGRPVDYTGLSYDKLRGPSGIPWPVNDQHPEGTDRLYADGVFPTDTDYCETYGHDLITGGTVTESEHRALAPAGRAFLKGAPYTPPHEEPSQEFPLRYTTGRTAYQFHTRTKTGRSRSLNAAAPDAWVELSAADADRLAITEGDWVRVESPRGAIEVRARVGQVMEGAVFAPFHYGHFDPGGDTTDADHRLANELTMTVWDPVSKQPYFKTAACRVTKTRDGDGPAPAPTTTASAPAPSRNGQQVPTTTGGAPTSSTVLPDTPRYILDPSQATGSDDAVPGRS
- a CDS encoding cupin domain-containing protein — its product is MQKESLTALVRHHMVNAVAATSGRSAHTIYGGHEHVLRQTLIALRAGSGLDEHESPGDATLQVLHGRVTLIAGQTRWNGSPGDLMSIPDSRHSLEAVEDSAVLLTVGKAIG
- a CDS encoding hemerythrin domain-containing protein; this encodes MCEYCGCREVPAIAELMDEHTALMEQAHLVRQDLGAGDDAAAMARLRDLVTGLDRHMAREEAGIFRAIRSSGEFVDEIDALEGEHRDFSVEVAALAPGTPGFADRVRSLLDDLGVHVEREDLGIFPVSVVTLGATGWAVVEAAHEDSPSFLHDTGTHPRPPT
- the narJ gene encoding nitrate reductase molybdenum cofactor assembly chaperone, with protein sequence MSTRRGRPALAPEQLTVAWQSVSLLLDYPDETVLAHADMVRSASLVLPAAVGDPIRDFLEKLTSTPLAELQADYVETFDNRRRCNLFLTYFAHGDTRKRGMALLRFKQTYLSAGFELDDKELPDHLCVVLEFAATIDRTAGRDLMLDHRAGLELLRLSLRDMSSPWFSLIDAVTATLPTLRGEERDAVRRLAVEGPPEEEVGLAPFASPQFSPGASSSTTLLPMPSFPGART
- the narI gene encoding respiratory nitrate reductase subunit gamma; this translates as MNEFLFLVFPYVCLTTFVVGHWWRYRYDKFGWTTRSSQLYENRLLRIGSPLFHFGMLGVIGGHVIGLLIPQSWTEAVGVGEHLYHVAAVGGGMLAGIATVVGLVILIYRRRTVGPVFSATTVMDKVMYAFLAVAIVLGMWNTIAGSILTIGGEYNYREGVSVWFRSFLAFQPDADLMAAAPLGFQLHALVAFGLFALWPFTRLVHVFSAPLGYLTRPYIVYRSRDDSRLGSHRPRRGWDRVG